One segment of Nocardia farcinica DNA contains the following:
- a CDS encoding nuclear transport factor 2 family protein — protein sequence MPPEPTAADLLAAVQASPRAVLAHDKTAWVRLFTPDAAVNDPVGADPHIGTRAIERFYDTFIGPNTIVFHVERDLIAGRTVVRDLAIETTMSTGATVLVPMHLRYDLIDADGQWRISRLAAHWELATMVLRLLRTGLPGLGAAAKLGPQLVRNQGIGGALGMAKAFTGVGRAGKSVTSRLFAAAADTDIAHVRELLGDRATITLPAQQRVTVEEFTNRCRNIRWDKMIAAGRWVTTSVEIGSARGVAMIEFAPKAPRIVRLEIFLDSEV from the coding sequence ATGCCGCCGGAGCCGACCGCCGCCGACCTGCTGGCCGCCGTGCAGGCCTCGCCGCGCGCCGTGCTGGCCCACGACAAGACCGCCTGGGTGCGGCTGTTCACGCCGGACGCGGCGGTCAACGATCCCGTCGGCGCCGACCCGCACATCGGCACCCGCGCGATCGAGCGTTTCTACGACACCTTCATCGGACCGAACACGATCGTCTTCCACGTCGAGCGCGACCTGATCGCCGGCCGGACCGTCGTGCGCGATCTCGCCATCGAGACCACCATGTCGACCGGCGCGACGGTGCTGGTTCCGATGCACCTGCGCTACGACCTCATCGACGCGGACGGACAGTGGCGGATCTCCCGCCTGGCCGCGCACTGGGAACTCGCCACCATGGTGCTGCGACTGCTGCGCACCGGCCTGCCCGGCCTCGGCGCCGCCGCGAAACTGGGCCCGCAGCTGGTACGCAACCAGGGCATCGGCGGCGCGTTGGGCATGGCCAAGGCCTTCACCGGCGTCGGCCGCGCGGGCAAGTCGGTGACCAGCAGGCTCTTCGCCGCCGCGGCCGACACCGACATCGCGCACGTGCGCGAACTGCTCGGCGATCGCGCCACCATCACCCTGCCCGCCCAGCAGCGGGTGACGGTGGAGGAGTTCACCAACCGCTGCCGCAACATCCGCTGGGACAAGATGATCGCGGCCGGGCGGTGGGTGACCACGTCGGTGGAGATCGGCTCGGCACGCGGGGTCGCGATGATCGAGTTCGCCCCGAAGGCACCGCGGATCGTCCGACTGGAGATCTTCCTCGACAGCGAGGTCTGA
- a CDS encoding phosphatidylethanolamine N-methyltransferase family domain-containing protein, with protein MDWYTGNTGYDTVLTIGFAFAAFVIVGGLFAQSPYGRFAPASLGFNLSPKLGWWLMELPATVVFAVFFLTGPDRFEPVPLVLAGIWLLHYANRGWFFPLAIRQVPGKRSTFNVSVLAAGMFVTSLHGYLNGAFFSHDYKHQYGTEWLTDPRFLIGLAVYLCGFALLVRSESIVRNLRDKRDPGAAEYRIPYGGGFRFVSSPAYLGELVAWAGFALLTWSLAGVVIFLITAGNLVPRAFATHRWYREKFADYPRNRKALIPFVI; from the coding sequence ATGGACTGGTACACCGGCAACACCGGCTACGACACCGTGCTCACGATCGGCTTCGCGTTCGCCGCGTTCGTGATCGTCGGCGGGCTGTTCGCGCAGAGCCCGTACGGCCGATTCGCGCCGGCCTCGCTCGGCTTCAATCTCTCCCCGAAGTTGGGCTGGTGGCTGATGGAGCTGCCCGCCACCGTCGTGTTCGCGGTGTTCTTTCTGACCGGTCCCGACCGATTCGAGCCCGTACCGCTCGTCCTCGCCGGAATCTGGTTGCTGCACTACGCCAATCGGGGCTGGTTCTTCCCGCTGGCGATTCGTCAGGTGCCGGGCAAGCGCAGCACCTTCAACGTCTCGGTGCTGGCCGCGGGCATGTTCGTCACCAGCCTGCACGGCTACCTCAACGGCGCCTTCTTCAGCCACGACTACAAGCACCAGTACGGCACCGAGTGGTTGACCGATCCGCGCTTCCTGATCGGGCTCGCCGTCTACCTGTGCGGCTTCGCCCTGCTCGTGCGCTCCGAGTCGATCGTGCGCAACCTGCGCGACAAGCGCGACCCCGGCGCCGCCGAGTACCGCATCCCCTACGGCGGCGGGTTCCGGTTCGTCAGCAGCCCCGCCTATCTGGGTGAACTCGTCGCATGGGCCGGTTTCGCCCTGCTGACGTGGTCGCTGGCGGGCGTGGTCATCTTCTTGATCACCGCGGGCAACCTCGTCCCCCGCGCGTTCGCGACCCACCGCTGGTACCGGGAGAAGTTCGCCGACTATCCCCGGAACCGGAAAGCCCTGATCCCCTTCGTGATCTGA
- a CDS encoding alpha/beta fold hydrolase, with protein MQTYSVDGIRYDIIGDGTPLVLVHGGSGRRQWFDPMTPLLERDARMLRVDLPGHGDSAPTPGHYRLEESAAALHRVLDHAGWERCAVFGHSHGAHVAAVLAADHPDRVAGLVIGDAPFDRERMRAHHRATAPMNRAWRALTGAARPQAHTLAGFLALEIAGPGSPSIEDVFGREHPYVREMVASLRHHDGDFLDAVLDRFDDTYHRLDDALLRAVTCPVVLLAADPAAGGLVGDADIAYVTDRAAGARVHRLSGVGHGLQLQDPRQVAEALRDHLRPAR; from the coding sequence GTGCAGACATATTCGGTGGACGGCATCCGCTACGACATCATCGGCGACGGCACACCCCTGGTGCTCGTCCACGGCGGCTCGGGGCGACGGCAGTGGTTCGATCCCATGACGCCACTGCTCGAGCGCGATGCGCGCATGCTGCGGGTGGATCTCCCCGGCCACGGAGACTCCGCGCCGACCCCGGGCCACTACCGGCTGGAGGAGTCCGCGGCGGCACTGCACCGGGTGCTCGACCACGCGGGATGGGAGCGGTGTGCGGTCTTCGGGCATTCGCACGGCGCGCACGTCGCGGCCGTGCTGGCCGCCGACCATCCCGACCGGGTGGCCGGGCTGGTCATCGGCGACGCCCCGTTCGATCGCGAGCGGATGCGCGCACACCATCGCGCCACCGCGCCGATGAACCGGGCGTGGCGCGCGCTCACCGGCGCCGCGCGGCCCCAGGCGCACACCCTCGCCGGGTTCCTCGCGCTGGAGATCGCCGGACCGGGCAGTCCGTCCATCGAGGACGTGTTCGGCCGCGAGCACCCCTATGTCCGGGAGATGGTCGCGAGTCTGCGGCACCACGACGGCGACTTCCTCGACGCCGTCCTCGACCGGTTCGACGACACCTACCACCGCCTCGACGACGCCCTGCTGCGCGCGGTGACCTGCCCGGTCGTGCTGCTCGCCGCCGACCCGGCCGCGGGCGGGCTGGTCGGCGACGCGGACATCGCCTACGTGACCGACCGGGCCGCGGGGGCGCGGGTGCACCGGTTGTCCGGTGTCGGCCACGGGCTCCAGTTGCAGGACCCGCGGCAGGTCGCCGAGGCGCTGCGTGACCACTTGCGGCCTGCGCGGTAG
- a CDS encoding NAD(P)/FAD-dependent oxidoreductase codes for MTEESTEYDVVVIGGAAAGLSGALTLARARRSVLVIDAGEPRNSPAEGVHALFGMDGIAPAELLARGRAEVGRYGGELADGEVVSARRSGDGFEVRTAAGRTVRARRLLVTTGLVDELPPIPGLRARWGRDLVHCPYCHGWEVRDEPIGVIASGPNSIHQALLFRQWSPDIVYFTHTAEPPSAEKAEELAARDIRVVPGEITGVVVTDDRITGVRLSDGSVVERTTLTVAPRMIARAGFLAELGLHPVEHQSGMGMHIPSDPVGATDVPGVWVAGNVTELSAQVGGAAAAGTIAAAHINADLVAADTAAAVEARRVGV; via the coding sequence ATGACCGAAGAGTCGACCGAATACGACGTGGTGGTGATCGGCGGCGCGGCCGCGGGATTGAGCGGCGCGCTGACGCTCGCCCGTGCCCGGCGCTCGGTGCTGGTGATCGATGCCGGCGAGCCCCGCAACAGCCCGGCCGAGGGCGTGCACGCCCTGTTCGGCATGGACGGTATCGCCCCCGCGGAACTGCTCGCGCGGGGCCGGGCGGAGGTCGGCCGCTACGGCGGCGAGCTGGCCGACGGCGAGGTGGTGAGCGCCCGGCGCTCCGGCGACGGGTTCGAGGTGCGCACGGCCGCGGGCCGCACCGTGCGGGCCAGGCGGTTGCTGGTGACGACCGGCCTGGTCGACGAGTTGCCACCGATCCCGGGGCTGCGCGCCCGCTGGGGCCGCGACCTGGTGCACTGCCCGTACTGCCACGGCTGGGAGGTGCGCGACGAGCCGATCGGCGTGATCGCCAGCGGACCGAACTCGATCCACCAGGCCCTGCTGTTCCGGCAGTGGAGCCCCGACATCGTCTACTTCACCCACACCGCCGAACCGCCGTCCGCGGAGAAGGCCGAGGAACTCGCCGCCCGCGACATCCGGGTGGTGCCCGGCGAGATCACCGGCGTCGTGGTCACCGACGACCGGATCACCGGCGTCCGGCTGTCCGACGGTTCCGTCGTCGAGCGGACCACACTCACCGTGGCGCCGCGCATGATCGCGCGCGCCGGATTCCTGGCCGAACTCGGCCTGCACCCGGTCGAGCACCAGTCCGGGATGGGCATGCACATCCCGTCGGACCCGGTCGGCGCGACCGACGTGCCCGGCGTGTGGGTGGCGGGCAACGTCACCGAATTGTCCGCGCAGGTGGGTGGGGCCGCCGCGGCGGGCACCATCGCGGCCGCGCACATCAACGCCGATCTGGTCGCCGCCGACACCGCGGCCGCGGTCGAGGCCAGGAGGGTCGGGGTCTGA
- a CDS encoding aldehyde dehydrogenase family protein: MTQTHEELTDIVTSADGAASRLVPAADQEIAEAVHLARTAQPEWAAVAPADRGAALHAAAAALRDRADTLAQVVHEETGRPVASALEGIGAGAGTLVQYAELGPVHRGKTLQGPSDATDFMIHEPRGVVVALTPWNDPVAIACGLLGAALVTGNTVLHKPSERCPRTGELLGQILAECFPRDVVQTITGDGRVGAVLAGAPVDVVAHVGGTATGRAVAAAAARTGAKVLLENGGNDPLIVDADVDPAWAAEQAALGAFANAGQICVSVERIYVVETIAREFLAALCDQARRWNSDPQPLVDEAQRDLVHAHVRDAVEHGAQVLVGGTVPDGPGAYYPATVLSDCTRGMRVLREETFGPVAPVRTVPDFATALAEARDDEHGLAATVLTGSMANAQRAWRALPVGTVKINAVFGGAPGGAAQPRGRSGAGFGYGPELLDEMTTVKVVHWQAPPERRTS, encoded by the coding sequence ATGACACAGACGCACGAGGAACTCACCGACATCGTCACCTCCGCCGACGGCGCGGCCTCCCGTCTCGTCCCGGCCGCCGACCAGGAGATCGCCGAGGCCGTGCACCTGGCCAGGACGGCGCAGCCGGAGTGGGCCGCGGTCGCACCCGCCGACCGCGGCGCCGCGCTGCACGCCGCCGCCGCGGCACTGCGCGACCGGGCCGACACGCTCGCCCAAGTGGTGCACGAGGAGACCGGCAGGCCGGTGGCGAGCGCGCTCGAGGGCATCGGCGCGGGCGCGGGCACCCTGGTGCAGTACGCCGAACTCGGCCCGGTGCATCGCGGCAAGACGCTCCAGGGCCCCTCGGACGCCACCGATTTCATGATCCACGAGCCCCGCGGTGTGGTGGTGGCGCTGACGCCGTGGAACGATCCGGTCGCCATCGCGTGCGGGTTGCTCGGTGCCGCGCTGGTCACCGGCAACACCGTGCTGCACAAGCCGAGCGAACGCTGCCCGCGCACCGGCGAGTTGCTCGGGCAGATCCTCGCGGAGTGCTTCCCGCGCGATGTCGTGCAGACGATCACCGGCGACGGCCGGGTGGGCGCGGTGCTGGCGGGCGCGCCGGTCGACGTCGTCGCCCACGTCGGCGGCACGGCGACCGGCCGCGCGGTGGCCGCGGCGGCCGCCCGCACCGGGGCGAAGGTGCTGCTGGAGAACGGCGGCAACGACCCACTGATCGTGGACGCCGACGTGGATCCCGCCTGGGCGGCCGAGCAGGCCGCGCTCGGCGCATTCGCCAACGCGGGCCAGATCTGCGTCTCGGTCGAGCGAATCTACGTGGTGGAGACGATCGCGCGGGAATTCCTCGCCGCGTTGTGCGACCAGGCCCGGCGGTGGAACAGCGACCCGCAGCCACTGGTGGACGAGGCCCAGCGCGATCTCGTGCATGCCCACGTCCGCGACGCGGTCGAGCACGGCGCGCAGGTGCTGGTCGGTGGGACCGTCCCCGACGGACCCGGCGCCTACTACCCCGCGACTGTCCTGTCCGACTGCACCCGCGGGATGCGGGTGTTGCGGGAGGAGACCTTCGGCCCGGTGGCGCCGGTGCGCACGGTCCCCGATTTCGCGACCGCGTTGGCCGAGGCCCGCGACGACGAACACGGGCTCGCCGCGACCGTGTTGACCGGGTCGATGGCCAACGCGCAGCGGGCCTGGCGGGCGTTGCCGGTCGGCACCGTCAAGATCAACGCGGTGTTCGGCGGCGCGCCGGGCGGTGCCGCGCAACCGCGCGGGCGCTCCGGCGCCGGATTCGGTTACGGCCCGGAACTATTGGACGAGATGACCACGGTGAAGGTTGTGCACTGGCAGGCGCCGCCGGAGCGGCGGACGTCCTGA
- a CDS encoding DoxX family protein — protein sequence MLLRRLARPLLATAFVADGVDTLMNPEPRAKAAAALPAEVASRLPADPDTVIKVNAVAQVSGGVLLALGKAPRLASIVLAASVLPATVTQQNFWAEPDPDKKLAKRTAFLKDVSLLGGLLIASADTAGKPSLGWRGKRAARNAAATVSAALPFGAAASDGTGEALRQHAQEAAERAKELGTVAAAKGSELAETVQTHGPEWAATAKERSAALAAAAKERAVPLAAAAKERTAPLALTAKERSAVLAERAKERGTPLALTAKERSAVLAERAKERGAELADTARVRGAELAELAKERGDEFADVAKHRGAEWADLAKHRGAEFGDVAKHRGVEWAEAARAQRAELAAAARKKVEKQQQPKRWFR from the coding sequence ATGTTGCTGCGCCGACTTGCCCGACCACTGCTGGCGACCGCCTTCGTCGCCGACGGGGTCGACACGCTCATGAATCCCGAACCGCGCGCCAAGGCCGCGGCCGCGCTGCCCGCCGAGGTCGCGAGCAGGCTGCCCGCCGACCCGGACACCGTCATCAAGGTCAACGCCGTCGCGCAGGTCTCGGGCGGCGTGCTGCTGGCCCTGGGCAAGGCACCCCGGCTCGCCTCGATCGTGCTGGCCGCGTCCGTGCTGCCCGCCACGGTCACCCAGCAGAACTTCTGGGCCGAGCCCGACCCGGACAAGAAGCTCGCCAAGCGCACCGCCTTCCTCAAGGACGTGAGCCTGCTGGGCGGACTGCTGATCGCCAGCGCCGACACCGCGGGTAAGCCGTCGCTGGGCTGGCGGGGCAAGCGCGCCGCGCGCAACGCCGCCGCGACCGTCTCGGCGGCGTTGCCGTTCGGCGCGGCCGCGAGCGACGGCACCGGCGAGGCGCTGCGCCAGCACGCGCAGGAGGCCGCCGAGCGGGCCAAGGAACTCGGCACCGTGGCCGCCGCCAAGGGGTCCGAGCTGGCCGAGACCGTGCAGACGCACGGGCCGGAGTGGGCGGCCACCGCCAAGGAACGCAGCGCCGCCCTCGCCGCGGCCGCCAAGGAACGGGCGGTGCCGTTGGCCGCCGCCGCGAAGGAGCGCACCGCGCCGCTGGCCCTGACCGCCAAGGAACGCAGCGCCGTCTTGGCCGAGCGCGCCAAGGAACGCGGCACGCCGCTGGCGCTCACCGCCAAGGAACGCAGCGCCGTGCTCGCCGAACGGGCGAAGGAACGCGGTGCGGAACTGGCCGACACCGCGCGGGTGCGCGGCGCCGAACTGGCCGAACTCGCGAAGGAACGCGGCGACGAGTTCGCCGACGTGGCCAAGCACCGCGGCGCGGAGTGGGCCGACCTCGCCAAGCACCGCGGCGCGGAATTCGGTGACGTGGCCAAGCACCGCGGCGTCGAATGGGCCGAGGCGGCGCGCGCCCAGCGGGCCGAACTGGCGGCCGCCGCGCGCAAGAAGGTCGAGAAGCAGCAGCAGCCCAAGCGCTGGTTCCGCTAG
- a CDS encoding helix-turn-helix domain-containing protein, giving the protein MDDDMDQALEAVGPRLRALRKQRETTLGELSAATGISVSTLSRLESGARRPTLELLLPLARAHGVTLDELVDAPPTGDPRVHLRPVTRNGMTMLPLTRRPGGIQAYKLIIPPDTRRTPDPKTHEGYEWLYVLNGRLRLILGEHDLVLEPGEAAEFDTRVPHWFGAADDRPVEFLSLFGKQGERAHLRARPAVPKTGDRRAENGEH; this is encoded by the coding sequence GTGGACGACGACATGGATCAGGCGCTCGAGGCGGTCGGCCCGCGGCTGCGCGCGCTGCGTAAACAGCGCGAGACCACCCTCGGCGAGCTCTCCGCCGCCACCGGGATCTCGGTGAGCACGCTGTCGCGGCTCGAGTCCGGCGCACGGCGGCCCACCCTGGAACTGCTGCTGCCGCTGGCCCGCGCGCACGGCGTGACCCTCGACGAACTCGTCGACGCCCCGCCCACCGGCGATCCCCGCGTCCACCTGCGTCCGGTCACCCGCAACGGCATGACGATGCTGCCGCTGACCCGCCGTCCGGGCGGTATCCAGGCCTACAAGCTGATCATCCCGCCGGACACCCGCCGCACCCCCGACCCGAAGACGCACGAGGGCTACGAGTGGCTCTACGTGCTCAACGGGCGGCTGCGGTTGATCCTCGGCGAGCACGATCTGGTGCTGGAGCCGGGCGAGGCCGCCGAATTCGATACCAGGGTGCCGCATTGGTTCGGCGCCGCGGACGACCGGCCGGTGGAGTTCCTGAGCCTGTTCGGCAAGCAGGGCGAGCGGGCGCATCTGCGCGCCCGGCCCGCCGTGCCGAAAACCGGTGACCGCCGTGCCGAAAACGGTGAGCACTGA
- a CDS encoding transglycosylase family protein, with product MTQNRKISTRALGFVAATGALVAIPFGLSTATASAATHNWDGVAQCESGGNWGINTGNGYYGGLQFSHSTWVANGGTGYAHQASKEEQIRVAENVLQTQGVGAWPVCGQYLTAGTSADVAPEPAPEPEAQPEPALPIPAPENSRAVFEQVKSAGADLARQYGVEGQYQQLLEQHSVLIDSLAR from the coding sequence ATGACGCAGAACCGGAAGATCAGCACTCGCGCCCTCGGCTTCGTGGCTGCCACGGGCGCCCTCGTTGCCATCCCGTTCGGACTATCCACCGCCACCGCCTCGGCCGCCACCCACAACTGGGACGGCGTCGCGCAGTGTGAGAGCGGCGGCAACTGGGGCATCAACACCGGCAACGGCTACTACGGCGGCCTGCAGTTCTCGCACAGCACCTGGGTCGCCAACGGCGGCACCGGTTACGCCCACCAGGCCAGCAAGGAAGAGCAGATCCGGGTCGCCGAGAACGTCCTGCAGACCCAGGGTGTCGGCGCCTGGCCGGTGTGCGGTCAGTACCTGACCGCGGGCACCTCCGCCGACGTCGCGCCCGAGCCCGCCCCCGAGCCCGAGGCGCAGCCGGAGCCCGCCCTGCCGATCCCGGCTCCCGAGAACAGCCGTGCGGTCTTCGAGCAGGTCAAGAGCGCCGGCGCCGATCTGGCCCGCCAGTACGGCGTCGAGGGCCAGTACCAGCAGCTGCTCGAGCAGCACAGCGTGCTCATCGACTCGCTGGCTCGCTGA
- a CDS encoding cytochrome P450 → MTNPPSLAAVAEDTGGCPVRHGSPIDTDGPRVPLYTPEFAADPHRFYREMRRDYGSLAPIELSPGVPATLVVGYDTAVRILNDPEHFPADPRVWQRDIPADCPVRPMMEWYPNALRNSGMTHLRYRQAYTAAIDGIDLHSLHTTVERIAVPLINEFSTTGSADLVSQYAFPLVFEVLNQMVGCSTELGQRVATGMAALFDTVNAAWGMQTLSEALMELIHLRRAEPGDDVTSRLAHHPAELNDEEMLSQLISFYGAGIEPQTNLIVNTLLLMLTDDRFGGSMLGGALSTRDALDEVLFNDPPISNFCTSYPRQPILIDNTWLPAHQPVLIGLAAANTDPAVRGGDRTGNRSHLAWGAGPHACPARSVAYLVVQEAIDQLLDALPELKLAVPTTELTWRPGPFHRALAALPVVFPESPRLPMNQGAFPRG, encoded by the coding sequence TTGACCAACCCACCGTCGCTCGCCGCCGTCGCCGAGGACACCGGGGGCTGCCCGGTGCGCCACGGCTCCCCCATCGACACCGACGGCCCGCGCGTCCCGCTGTACACCCCCGAATTCGCCGCCGACCCGCACCGCTTCTACCGCGAGATGCGCCGCGACTACGGCTCGCTGGCCCCGATCGAACTCTCCCCCGGCGTGCCCGCCACGCTCGTCGTCGGCTACGACACCGCGGTCCGAATCCTCAACGACCCCGAGCATTTTCCGGCGGACCCGCGCGTCTGGCAGCGCGACATCCCCGCCGACTGCCCGGTGCGGCCGATGATGGAGTGGTATCCGAACGCCCTGCGCAACAGCGGTATGACGCACCTGCGCTACCGCCAGGCCTATACCGCCGCCATCGACGGCATCGACCTGCACTCGCTGCACACCACCGTCGAGCGGATCGCGGTGCCGCTGATCAACGAGTTCAGCACCACCGGCTCGGCGGATCTGGTGTCCCAGTACGCCTTTCCGCTGGTGTTCGAGGTGCTCAACCAGATGGTCGGCTGCTCGACCGAACTCGGCCAGCGGGTCGCCACCGGGATGGCCGCCCTGTTCGACACCGTCAACGCGGCGTGGGGCATGCAGACGCTCAGCGAAGCGCTGATGGAGTTGATCCACCTGCGCCGCGCCGAACCCGGTGACGACGTCACCTCGCGGCTGGCCCACCACCCGGCCGAGTTGAACGACGAGGAGATGCTCTCCCAGCTGATCAGCTTCTACGGCGCGGGCATCGAGCCGCAGACCAACCTGATCGTCAACACCCTGCTGCTCATGCTCACCGACGACCGGTTCGGCGGCAGCATGCTCGGCGGCGCCCTGTCCACCCGCGACGCGCTCGACGAGGTGCTCTTCAACGACCCGCCGATCTCCAACTTCTGCACCAGCTATCCGCGCCAGCCCATTCTCATCGACAACACCTGGCTGCCCGCCCACCAGCCGGTGCTGATCGGCCTGGCCGCGGCGAACACCGATCCCGCGGTGCGCGGCGGGGACCGCACCGGCAACCGCTCGCACCTGGCGTGGGGCGCGGGCCCGCACGCCTGCCCCGCCAGGTCGGTCGCCTACCTGGTGGTGCAGGAGGCGATCGATCAACTGCTCGACGCGCTGCCCGAACTGAAGCTGGCGGTGCCCACCACCGAATTGACCTGGCGCCCCGGCCCGTTCCACCGCGCCCTGGCCGCGCTCCCGGTCGTCTTCCCGGAATCACCTCGTTTGCCCATGAACCAAGGAGCGTTCCCCCGTGGCTGA
- a CDS encoding cytochrome P450 family protein translates to MADPTLEPIALDLTGADIQGESARIRARGPVALVALPGGVPAWSVTDAAVLKSLLADPRVSKDPRQHWAAFRNGEITEEWPLLPWVAVDNMFTAYGREHRRLRNLVAPAFTHRRTTALRPRIEQLTTELLDALAATPPGTPADLREGFAYPVPIQVITEMMGVPDHLGPGLRRCVDGFFDTSFGPEEAQANYAEMYRLVSELVAYRAEHPGEDVTSVLISTRDEDGSRLTEKELVDTLMLVINAGHETTVNLLDQAIFALLTHPEQRADVLAGRVSWEEVIEEALRYEAPVAHLPLRYAVEDIEIGEHTIGKGEAILASYAAAGRDPKVHGETADRFDIHRAKKDHVSFGHGAHHCIGAPLARLEAAIALPALFTRFPELRLAQDPATLKPVGSFVSNGHQTLPVYLHPESAGN, encoded by the coding sequence GTGGCTGACCCGACACTCGAGCCGATCGCGCTGGACCTCACCGGCGCCGACATCCAGGGCGAGTCCGCACGCATCCGCGCCCGTGGCCCCGTCGCGCTGGTGGCCCTGCCCGGCGGCGTGCCCGCCTGGTCGGTGACCGACGCGGCGGTGCTCAAGAGCCTGCTCGCCGACCCCCGGGTGTCGAAGGACCCGCGCCAGCACTGGGCGGCCTTCCGCAACGGCGAGATCACCGAGGAATGGCCGCTGCTGCCGTGGGTGGCGGTGGACAACATGTTCACCGCCTACGGCCGCGAGCACCGCAGGCTGCGCAACCTCGTCGCGCCGGCGTTCACCCACCGCCGCACCACCGCGCTGCGTCCGCGCATCGAACAGCTCACCACCGAACTGCTCGACGCGCTGGCCGCGACCCCGCCCGGCACGCCCGCCGATCTGCGCGAGGGTTTCGCCTACCCGGTGCCGATCCAGGTGATCACCGAGATGATGGGCGTGCCCGACCATCTCGGACCCGGCCTGCGCCGCTGCGTCGACGGCTTCTTCGACACCTCCTTCGGCCCCGAGGAAGCCCAGGCCAACTACGCCGAGATGTACCGGCTGGTCAGCGAACTCGTCGCCTACCGGGCCGAGCACCCGGGCGAGGACGTCACCAGCGTGCTGATCTCCACCCGCGACGAGGACGGCTCACGGCTCACCGAGAAGGAACTCGTCGACACCCTCATGCTGGTGATCAACGCCGGCCACGAGACCACGGTGAACCTGCTCGATCAGGCCATCTTCGCGTTGCTCACCCATCCCGAGCAGCGGGCCGACGTGCTCGCGGGCCGGGTGAGCTGGGAGGAGGTGATCGAGGAGGCGCTGCGCTACGAGGCGCCGGTGGCACACCTGCCGCTGCGCTACGCCGTCGAGGACATCGAGATCGGTGAGCACACCATCGGCAAGGGCGAGGCCATCCTCGCCTCGTACGCCGCCGCCGGCCGCGACCCGAAGGTGCACGGCGAGACCGCCGACCGCTTCGACATCCACCGGGCCAAGAAGGACCACGTCTCCTTCGGCCACGGCGCCCACCACTGCATCGGCGCTCCGCTGGCCCGCCTGGAGGCCGCCATCGCCCTGCCCGCGCTGTTCACCCGCTTCCCCGAGCTGCGCCTGGCCCAGGATCCCGCCACCCTGAAACCGGTCGGCAGCTTCGTCTCCAACGGCCACCAGACGTTGCCGGTGTATCTGCATCCGGAGTCCGCGGGGAACTGA